In one Bacillus thuringiensis genomic region, the following are encoded:
- a CDS encoding cysteine dioxygenase family protein has translation MLTCNGSKSFQKFIKGVTDLMENSLFEEEIVCGIEKLLEELLEKKTWLPLDKQKANLTQYARHLLYEDPLKRFEVLALVWKDGQSTPLHDHDGTWGVEGVFSGRIMVQNFIQTKQLGNSLVYLTHTGNLYLGEGETDKVIPPADCHILEISKNESVITIHVYGKRLEKFKVYIPTEEKNVYMCETKYISYNS, from the coding sequence ATGTTGACTTGTAATGGAAGTAAATCATTTCAAAAGTTTATTAAAGGTGTTACAGATCTTATGGAAAACAGTTTATTTGAAGAAGAAATAGTGTGTGGCATTGAAAAATTATTAGAAGAACTTTTAGAAAAGAAAACATGGCTTCCGTTAGATAAACAGAAGGCCAATTTGACTCAATATGCACGACATTTATTGTATGAAGATCCGCTCAAACGTTTTGAAGTACTAGCTCTCGTATGGAAAGATGGACAATCTACACCTTTACATGATCATGACGGCACATGGGGAGTAGAAGGCGTATTTTCAGGAAGGATAATGGTGCAGAACTTTATACAAACGAAACAACTTGGAAATTCACTTGTTTATTTAACACATACAGGAAATCTTTATTTGGGAGAAGGAGAAACTGATAAAGTAATTCCACCAGCGGATTGTCATATTCTTGAAATCAGCAAAAATGAAAGCGTTATTACGATTCATGTCTATGGAAAACGGTTAGAAAAGTTTAAAGTATATATCCCAACTGAAGAAAAAAATGTGTACATGTGTGAGACAAAATACATTAGTTATAATTCATAG
- a CDS encoding Cof-type HAD-IIB family hydrolase — translation MKLIAIDLDGTLLSGNKMISKENAEAIRTCQEAGHVVAICTGRSIVDIERLLLEVDLECPIIAENGALIYKDKKMMKRYPIQNMQALEIVEYLEENGLYYQLYTDKGVYVPDYGVESVRNEIEYVKNSKENFDLKELETIAALYLEHTAFHSAESCKPIVETDIYVHKLLPFSYDIEKLKKLKETFLHNTDLAITSSYWHNLEINHRDAQKGNGLYTLAEHLNISVENTVAIGDGLNDVSMMEKANISIAMGNAVEEIKAMCKYETLSNEEHGVAHALYKYVM, via the coding sequence ATGAAATTAATCGCAATTGATTTAGATGGAACTCTTCTTTCGGGGAATAAAATGATAAGTAAAGAAAATGCAGAAGCAATTCGAACATGTCAAGAAGCTGGTCATGTTGTAGCAATTTGTACAGGACGTTCTATTGTTGACATTGAGCGATTATTGTTAGAAGTTGATTTAGAGTGTCCAATCATTGCGGAAAATGGCGCCCTTATATATAAAGATAAAAAAATGATGAAGAGATATCCAATTCAAAATATGCAGGCACTTGAAATTGTAGAATATCTTGAAGAGAATGGTTTATATTATCAGCTTTATACTGATAAAGGTGTGTATGTGCCGGATTATGGAGTAGAGAGTGTACGTAATGAAATTGAGTATGTGAAGAATTCAAAAGAAAATTTCGACTTGAAAGAGTTAGAAACAATCGCAGCATTATATCTTGAGCATACAGCGTTTCATAGTGCGGAAAGTTGTAAACCAATTGTAGAAACAGATATATATGTGCATAAACTATTACCATTTTCTTATGATATTGAGAAATTAAAAAAACTAAAAGAAACATTTCTTCATAATACAGATTTAGCAATTACATCTTCATATTGGCACAATTTAGAGATTAATCATCGAGATGCTCAAAAAGGGAATGGATTATATACTTTAGCAGAACATCTTAATATTTCGGTTGAAAACACTGTAGCGATAGGTGATGGGCTAAACGATGTTTCTATGATGGAAAAAGCAAACATATCAATTGCAATGGGGAATGCAGTTGAAGAAATAAAAGCAATGTGCAAATACGAAACGTTATCAAATGAAGAACATGGTGTGGCACATGCTTTATATAAATATGTAATGTAA
- a CDS encoding PAS domain-containing sensor histidine kinase yields the protein MNSRLMELIDVSTIETMAEQFYKLTNISHQLLDAEKECVFSFGMNEIKKSKLPKIEIPIFLYNQHLGSFVVWSKKSEIFSCQKYFEMLSNLILDGAIKIFQSKNTTLLSRKEEELHTILQNMPVMVDALDYNGDFVLWNRECEIVTGYTAEEIIGNPNALQILYPNHNYRHQIQKKFLTCGKNFRDWEMHLTCKNGEIKTIMWSNISEQFPVTGYSYWAVGVDITHLKAIEEQLKQQTSELELIFKALPDLCFLTEDDGTIIDYKAGSPTKFYVPAEAFMGKKFYEVLPSSVAQQFQEAINQVKEKGTNVIVEYPLTLNGSIDFFEARCLPLLHDKIMIIVRDITERKKTEELLNKSDTLAAIGQLAAGVAHEVRNPLTVIKGFIQLFQINKEDQERYFDLMLSEIERIEAILQEFLSIAKTDEINTEKKNIYQIFKNVVSLMNTKAIMTNIQVELFTDDKDIIIECSENQLKQVFINILQNSIEAMPNGGEISIHIKEINDDGVIIHVIDEGIGIPEERIKRLGEPFYSTKEKGTGIGLMLSYKIIESHQGTISIMSEVGVGTTVTIHLPKVLSKQSLSNCDDKCITIPTSSNS from the coding sequence ATGAATTCGCGGCTAATGGAACTTATTGATGTGAGTACAATAGAAACCATGGCAGAACAATTTTATAAATTAACTAACATATCACATCAACTTCTTGATGCTGAAAAAGAGTGTGTTTTTTCATTCGGAATGAATGAGATAAAAAAGAGTAAACTTCCAAAGATTGAAATCCCCATTTTCTTATACAATCAACATTTAGGATCTTTTGTTGTATGGTCCAAAAAAAGTGAAATTTTCAGTTGTCAAAAATACTTTGAAATGCTCTCGAATTTAATTTTAGATGGTGCAATAAAAATATTTCAAAGTAAAAATACAACGTTGCTTTCTCGGAAAGAGGAGGAACTACATACGATTTTACAAAACATGCCTGTTATGGTCGATGCGCTTGATTATAATGGAGATTTTGTTTTGTGGAATCGAGAATGTGAAATTGTAACCGGTTATACCGCTGAAGAAATAATTGGAAATCCCAATGCACTGCAAATATTGTATCCTAATCATAATTATCGCCATCAAATACAAAAGAAATTTTTAACTTGTGGAAAAAATTTCAGAGATTGGGAAATGCACTTAACATGTAAAAATGGTGAAATCAAAACAATAATGTGGTCGAATATATCAGAACAGTTTCCTGTAACAGGATATAGTTATTGGGCTGTTGGTGTAGATATTACCCATTTAAAAGCGATAGAAGAGCAGTTAAAACAACAAACATCTGAACTGGAATTAATTTTTAAAGCTTTACCGGATTTATGTTTCTTAACAGAAGATGATGGTACAATTATAGATTACAAGGCAGGATCTCCTACAAAGTTTTACGTACCCGCAGAAGCTTTTATGGGAAAAAAGTTTTACGAAGTATTACCATCTTCAGTAGCACAGCAGTTTCAGGAAGCCATTAATCAAGTGAAGGAAAAAGGAACGAATGTAATTGTAGAATATCCACTCACACTTAATGGAAGTATTGATTTCTTTGAAGCGAGGTGCTTACCATTATTACATGATAAAATTATGATTATTGTACGCGACATTACAGAGCGAAAAAAGACAGAAGAATTGTTAAACAAATCAGATACACTTGCAGCAATTGGTCAATTAGCAGCTGGCGTGGCTCATGAAGTAAGAAATCCTTTAACTGTAATTAAAGGTTTTATACAGTTATTCCAAATTAATAAAGAAGATCAAGAAAGATATTTTGATCTTATGCTTTCTGAAATTGAAAGGATAGAAGCAATCCTACAAGAATTTCTATCAATTGCTAAAACAGATGAGATAAATACAGAAAAGAAAAATATTTATCAAATTTTTAAAAATGTCGTATCGTTAATGAATACAAAAGCAATTATGACAAATATTCAAGTTGAACTATTTACGGATGACAAAGATATAATTATTGAATGCTCAGAAAATCAATTGAAACAAGTATTTATTAATATTTTGCAAAATTCAATCGAAGCTATGCCAAATGGTGGGGAAATTTCAATTCACATAAAAGAAATAAATGATGATGGTGTCATCATTCATGTAATAGATGAAGGAATAGGAATACCTGAAGAAAGAATTAAGAGATTAGGTGAACCTTTTTATAGTACGAAAGAAAAAGGGACTGGTATTGGATTAATGTTAAGTTATAAAATTATTGAAAGTCATCAAGGGACAATTAGTATCATGAGCGAGGTTGGTGTCGGGACAACAGTAACTATTCACTTACCGAAAGTACTAAGTAAACAATCTCTTTCTAATTGTGACGACAAATGTATAACGATACCCACTAGTAGTAATTCTTAA
- a CDS encoding peptidoglycan D,D-transpeptidase FtsI family protein, protein MKKQEKKSGRVVPLRLNILFLCVFLLFSGIIIQLGKVQIFDGETYKNEVEKRENTTVGLSVPRGKIFDREGNPVVDNKSLRTITYTKVKGVKQEEILKSARQLADIIEMPQEDIDKLTETDKKDFWMQLNPELTQDLVSKKEIDKFRDKDITGKELEKKIEDLKRKRVTDKNLQELTAKDIEVLAIKSKMNSGFQMAPQIIKKNVSEQEYAVISENLANLPGVDASVDWERIYVNDGLFRSVLGNVSNADEGLPRERLDYYLVRDYSRNDRVGKSYIEQQYEDVLHGTKKEVRSIADKQGNTIRTETVTEGKSGKNLTLTIDMELQKKVEESIEKILKQYKGSESMLDRAFVVMMNPKNGQVLSMAGKKLVEKDGKMEVEDYALGTLTSSYELGSTVKGATVLTGFETNAITPGTHFYDAPMKFKGTKEKKSWKNFGDIDDLRALQVSSNVYMFNIALKIAGVDYVKNSSLDIKQEYFDKMRYYFRQFGLGVQTGIDLPNETAGQIGRKDNQPGFLLDYSIGQYDTYTPLQLAQYISTIANGGYRMKPQIVQEIREQTVQKDEVGKVVQSIEPVVLNRIDMKQEYINQVKEGFRKVFQEGDGTGVRAFQKAPYKPAGKTGTAQTVYGGENDIGRNEKGDRRECYNLTLAGYAPYDDPEVAFSVVVPWVKNDKSGINSDIGKEVLDAYFDLKNKRLTGEAPKTDDSKEN, encoded by the coding sequence GTGAAAAAGCAAGAGAAGAAAAGTGGGAGAGTAGTACCTCTCCGGTTAAATATTTTATTCCTTTGTGTATTTTTATTATTTTCTGGCATTATTATTCAGTTAGGGAAAGTACAAATTTTTGATGGAGAAACATATAAAAATGAAGTAGAGAAGAGAGAAAATACAACCGTGGGTCTTTCTGTACCACGTGGGAAAATATTTGATCGTGAAGGAAATCCAGTAGTTGATAATAAGTCTTTACGTACAATTACATATACAAAGGTGAAAGGTGTAAAACAAGAAGAAATATTAAAATCAGCAAGACAACTTGCAGATATTATTGAAATGCCACAAGAAGATATAGATAAGTTAACGGAGACTGATAAGAAAGACTTTTGGATGCAATTAAATCCAGAACTTACTCAAGACTTAGTATCAAAAAAAGAAATAGATAAGTTCCGAGATAAGGATATTACCGGAAAAGAGCTAGAGAAAAAAATAGAAGATTTAAAAAGGAAGCGCGTTACAGATAAAAATCTTCAAGAATTAACGGCTAAAGATATAGAAGTGTTAGCTATTAAAAGCAAAATGAACTCAGGTTTTCAAATGGCACCTCAAATTATTAAAAAGAACGTTAGTGAACAGGAATATGCGGTGATTAGTGAAAATTTAGCGAACCTTCCAGGGGTAGATGCATCAGTTGATTGGGAGAGAATCTATGTAAATGATGGGTTATTCCGTTCTGTCCTTGGTAACGTTTCAAATGCTGATGAAGGATTGCCACGTGAAAGATTAGATTATTATTTAGTGCGTGATTATAGCCGAAATGATAGGGTCGGCAAAAGTTATATAGAACAGCAATACGAAGATGTACTTCATGGTACAAAAAAAGAAGTAAGAAGCATTGCTGATAAACAAGGAAATACTATTAGAACGGAAACTGTTACTGAAGGGAAAAGCGGTAAAAATTTAACTTTAACAATAGATATGGAATTGCAAAAAAAAGTAGAGGAGAGTATAGAAAAAATATTAAAACAATATAAAGGATCAGAATCAATGTTAGACCGTGCTTTCGTAGTGATGATGAATCCAAAAAATGGCCAAGTATTATCAATGGCTGGGAAAAAGCTTGTAGAAAAAGACGGGAAAATGGAAGTAGAAGATTATGCTTTAGGCACGCTGACTAGTTCTTATGAGCTTGGATCAACGGTTAAAGGTGCGACAGTGTTAACAGGGTTTGAAACAAATGCAATAACTCCTGGAACACATTTTTATGATGCACCTATGAAGTTTAAAGGAACTAAGGAGAAGAAGTCTTGGAAAAATTTTGGTGATATAGACGATCTAAGAGCGTTACAAGTTTCTTCAAACGTTTATATGTTTAATATAGCATTAAAAATTGCTGGCGTGGATTATGTGAAAAATAGTTCACTAGATATTAAACAAGAATATTTTGATAAAATGAGGTATTATTTCAGGCAATTTGGACTAGGCGTACAAACTGGTATTGATTTACCAAATGAAACTGCAGGACAAATTGGAAGAAAAGATAATCAGCCTGGTTTCTTATTAGATTATTCTATTGGACAATATGATACGTATACACCACTTCAGCTTGCACAATATATTTCCACTATCGCAAATGGAGGGTATCGAATGAAACCACAAATTGTTCAAGAGATTAGAGAACAAACCGTTCAAAAAGATGAGGTTGGTAAAGTAGTACAATCAATAGAACCCGTTGTTTTAAATAGAATTGATATGAAACAAGAATATATTAATCAAGTAAAAGAAGGATTTAGAAAAGTATTTCAAGAAGGAGATGGAACGGGAGTAAGAGCGTTCCAAAAAGCACCATATAAACCAGCTGGTAAAACAGGGACCGCACAAACTGTATATGGTGGAGAAAATGATATTGGGCGAAATGAGAAAGGCGACCGTAGAGAATGTTATAATTTAACATTAGCTGGATATGCGCCATATGATGATCCAGAAGTAGCATTTTCTGTTGTAGTACCGTGGGTTAAAAATGATAAATCAGGCATTAACTCCGATATTGGAAAAGAAGTTTTAGATGCTTATTTTGATTTGAAAAATAAGCGATTAACTGGTGAAGCGCCAAAAACAGATGACTCTAAAGAGAATTAA
- a CDS encoding macrolide family glycosyltransferase gives MLNILVVNFPAEGHVNPTLNLVKAFTERGDNVHYITTANFKGRIEDLGATVHTHPDLLKGISIDAETSSGLNAFFHVHVQTSLYILEITKQLSESINFDFVIYDIFGAGELVKEYLKVPGVVSSPIFLIPSEFLKTLPFHPNADIPFQPEKISEKLLNQMEHEFGVKPNNNLQFMNNKGDVCLVYTSRYFQPNSESFEENNIFIGPSISKRKTNIKFPLESLKEKKVIYISMGTLLEGLEPFFNTCIDTFSDFDGIVVMAIGDRNDISKIKKAPDNFIIAPYVPQSEILNEADVFITHGGMNSVHDAIHYNVPFVIIPHDKDQPMIAQRLTELEAAHRLLKEHVNVHTLKEAVTDVLSNEKYKHGIRKLNDSFLECGGSKEAIAVIESLLNKVKL, from the coding sequence GTGCTAAATATTTTAGTAGTTAATTTTCCAGCAGAGGGACATGTAAACCCTACATTAAATTTAGTAAAAGCCTTTACTGAACGAGGGGATAATGTACATTATATTACAACGGCAAACTTTAAGGGTAGAATTGAAGATTTAGGAGCTACTGTACATACTCATCCGGATCTATTAAAGGGGATTTCTATTGATGCTGAAACCTCATCTGGGTTAAATGCTTTCTTTCATGTGCATGTTCAAACTTCTTTATATATATTAGAAATTACGAAACAATTAAGTGAAAGCATAAATTTTGATTTCGTAATTTATGATATATTTGGTGCGGGAGAGTTAGTAAAGGAGTATTTAAAAGTTCCAGGTGTAGTGTCCTCACCTATATTTTTAATTCCTTCAGAGTTTTTGAAGACATTACCTTTTCATCCAAATGCAGATATACCATTCCAACCAGAGAAGATCTCTGAAAAATTATTAAACCAGATGGAACATGAATTTGGAGTAAAACCAAACAATAATCTTCAATTTATGAATAATAAGGGTGATGTTTGTCTCGTATACACAAGTCGTTATTTCCAACCTAATAGCGAATCATTCGAAGAAAATAACATTTTTATTGGGCCGAGTATTTCAAAGCGTAAAACAAATATAAAGTTTCCATTGGAATCACTTAAAGAAAAGAAAGTTATTTATATTTCAATGGGAACACTGCTTGAAGGACTCGAACCATTCTTTAATACTTGTATTGATACTTTTTCAGATTTTGATGGGATAGTTGTAATGGCAATTGGTGATAGAAATGATATTTCTAAAATTAAGAAAGCACCAGATAATTTTATAATTGCTCCATACGTACCTCAATCAGAAATATTAAATGAAGCAGATGTTTTTATTACACATGGTGGTATGAATAGCGTACACGATGCCATTCATTATAATGTCCCATTTGTAATAATACCGCATGATAAAGACCAGCCAATGATAGCGCAAAGATTAACTGAGCTTGAAGCGGCACATAGACTATTGAAAGAACATGTTAATGTGCACACTTTAAAAGAGGCCGTAACAGATGTTCTTTCAAATGAAAAGTATAAACATGGTATAAGAAAACTTAATGATAGCTTTTTAGAATGTGGTGGTTCAAAAGAAGCAATTGCAGTTATTGAATCTCTTTTAAATAAAGTAAAACTTTAA
- a CDS encoding aspartate/glutamate racemase family protein, which produces MKVIGLIGGLSWESTSLYYKHINTLTLSQYDQNAKLVLYSMDFGEVTTLLQNHQYEEVKNELVTVAKKVEKSGAECLLMCSNTVHLFAEEVEQAISIPLLHIGDVSAKEMVEQNIKRIGLLGTKQTMEQDFYKSRLAKYNIETIIPNDEERTFIHHVILDELSRGIISETSKEKLLQITKSLIQNGAEGILLGCTEIPLLISQNDLTVPVFDTAFLHANTAVQFAG; this is translated from the coding sequence ATGAAAGTTATTGGTTTGATTGGAGGATTAAGTTGGGAATCTACATCTTTATACTATAAACATATTAATACACTTACACTCTCTCAATACGATCAAAATGCAAAGTTAGTTTTATATAGTATGGACTTTGGTGAAGTAACTACTTTATTACAAAACCATCAATATGAAGAAGTGAAAAATGAACTAGTTACAGTTGCAAAGAAAGTTGAAAAATCTGGGGCTGAATGTTTATTAATGTGTTCAAATACCGTACATCTATTTGCCGAGGAAGTAGAACAAGCAATATCTATCCCGCTTCTTCACATTGGTGATGTAAGTGCTAAAGAAATGGTAGAACAGAATATAAAACGTATCGGACTATTAGGAACAAAACAAACGATGGAGCAAGATTTCTATAAATCACGATTAGCGAAATATAACATTGAGACAATTATCCCAAATGACGAGGAAAGAACTTTTATCCACCATGTCATATTAGATGAATTAAGTAGAGGGATCATTTCAGAAACATCTAAAGAAAAGCTATTACAAATTACAAAATCATTAATTCAAAACGGCGCTGAAGGTATATTATTAGGCTGTACTGAAATACCTTTACTCATCTCCCAAAATGATCTCACTGTTCCCGTTTTTGATACTGCTTTTTTACATGCAAATACTGCTGTACAATTTGCTGGATAA
- a CDS encoding ECF-type riboflavin transporter substrate-binding protein: MNKLSTKLVVAIGIGAALYGILGLWGFSIAPNTFIKPALAILTVFGALFGPVAGLLIGLIGHTVTDTIAGWGIWWGWVISSGIIGFSMGLIQRRVGFSVKNGSFNKGDISYLAITGLVGIVIAIIFAGAFDIIVMGEPFDKIVIQVLGATISDVIVFLVLGLPLTIGLAKSNKKHTHLKIEK, translated from the coding sequence ATGAACAAATTATCAACAAAGTTAGTAGTAGCAATCGGTATTGGAGCAGCATTATACGGGATATTAGGGCTTTGGGGATTTTCTATTGCACCGAATACATTTATTAAACCAGCATTAGCTATATTAACTGTTTTTGGAGCATTATTTGGTCCAGTGGCAGGACTGTTAATCGGACTTATCGGTCATACCGTAACAGATACGATTGCTGGATGGGGGATTTGGTGGGGCTGGGTTATTAGTTCAGGAATTATTGGTTTTTCAATGGGGCTTATTCAAAGAAGAGTTGGTTTTAGTGTGAAAAACGGGTCGTTTAACAAGGGGGATATTTCTTATTTAGCAATTACTGGGCTAGTTGGTATTGTCATTGCTATTATATTTGCTGGGGCATTCGATATTATTGTGATGGGAGAACCATTTGACAAAATTGTTATACAAGTATTAGGCGCAACAATTTCCGATGTCATCGTTTTCTTAGTACTTGGATTGCCACTTACAATTGGTTTGGCGAAATCCAATAAGAAACATACACATTTAAAAATTGAAAAGTAG
- a CDS encoding ABC transporter ATP-binding protein — MQPIISFEQFTFQYWHAAQPTLSDITFHIYPGEKVLIAGRSGSGKSTLAHCINGLIPFSYEGTSTGNVLIAGKDPREGSIFEQSKQVGTILQDQDAQFIGLTVEEDVAFYLENECVKQDDMKKIVSDSLRKVKMHTFHKQSPHELSGGQKQTVSLAGLLTTNADILLFDEPLANLDPLSAIHTIELMKDIHEQYNKTIVIIEHRIEEILKLDLDKVILIDEGKVIAIGTPKEILASNILPRIGLREPIYIEALKRLHFDSNNDVIYPMENLQKEKVSNVIKEWMEKQVILKGNTKNKELLKVENLSFSYSNKQKVLENVNLSIYEGEIVALLGHNGAGKSTLAHSLIGINKMKNGKILLKGEDISSWSIRKRGEIISYVMQNPNHMITQPTVFEEVSFTLTLHNFSKEEIKNRVEGTLKICGLYPFRNWPIQALSYGQKKRFTIASVLTTNPKLIILDEPTAGQDYYHYKQFMSFIKNLAKKGISFVFITHDMNLVLEYADRAVVLHEGKIIADNTVFDVLGDQETLQRANLRESSLTKLVKFSGIACPEKFMELYLDSNRREEGA, encoded by the coding sequence ATGCAACCAATTATTTCGTTTGAACAATTCACCTTTCAATATTGGCATGCTGCGCAGCCTACTTTAAGTGATATTACCTTTCATATATACCCTGGGGAAAAAGTGCTAATTGCTGGACGAAGTGGTTCAGGCAAGTCGACATTAGCTCATTGTATAAATGGGCTAATCCCATTTTCTTACGAAGGGACTAGTACAGGTAACGTTTTAATTGCCGGTAAAGACCCGAGGGAAGGAAGTATTTTTGAACAAAGTAAACAGGTAGGAACAATTTTGCAAGATCAAGATGCTCAATTTATTGGTCTGACAGTAGAAGAAGATGTAGCTTTTTATTTAGAAAATGAATGTGTAAAGCAAGATGATATGAAAAAGATTGTTTCGGACTCATTAAGAAAGGTGAAGATGCATACGTTTCATAAACAAAGTCCACATGAATTATCAGGAGGTCAAAAGCAAACAGTTTCCCTTGCTGGTTTATTAACAACAAATGCGGATATATTATTGTTCGATGAACCGTTAGCAAACTTAGATCCACTAAGCGCCATACATACGATAGAACTTATGAAAGATATACATGAACAATATAATAAAACGATTGTTATTATCGAACATAGGATAGAAGAAATTTTAAAACTGGATTTAGACAAAGTTATATTAATTGATGAAGGTAAAGTCATTGCGATAGGAACACCAAAAGAAATCTTAGCGTCAAATATATTACCACGTATCGGCTTAAGAGAGCCTATTTACATCGAAGCATTAAAGAGATTACATTTTGATAGTAATAATGACGTAATATATCCAATGGAAAACCTTCAAAAAGAAAAGGTAAGCAACGTTATAAAAGAGTGGATGGAGAAACAAGTCATATTAAAAGGGAATACTAAAAACAAGGAATTACTTAAAGTGGAGAATTTATCATTTTCATACTCTAATAAACAAAAAGTATTAGAAAATGTAAACCTTTCAATATATGAAGGAGAAATTGTGGCACTGTTAGGACATAATGGAGCAGGGAAATCAACATTAGCTCATAGTCTTATAGGCATAAACAAAATGAAAAATGGGAAAATCTTGTTAAAAGGTGAAGATATTAGTTCTTGGTCTATTCGTAAACGTGGGGAAATCATATCTTACGTGATGCAAAATCCAAATCATATGATTACACAGCCTACTGTTTTTGAAGAAGTTTCATTTACATTAACATTACATAATTTTTCTAAGGAAGAAATTAAGAATAGAGTAGAAGGAACTTTAAAAATTTGTGGTTTATATCCATTTCGTAATTGGCCAATTCAAGCACTAAGCTATGGGCAAAAAAAGAGATTTACAATCGCATCTGTATTAACAACAAATCCTAAACTTATCATATTAGATGAACCGACAGCGGGACAAGATTATTATCACTATAAACAATTTATGTCTTTTATTAAAAACCTAGCTAAAAAGGGTATTTCATTTGTTTTTATCACTCATGATATGAATCTCGTACTAGAATATGCAGACCGTGCAGTAGTTCTACATGAAGGGAAAATTATTGCGGATAATACAGTGTTTGATGTATTAGGCGATCAAGAAACGTTACAAAGAGCCAACTTAAGAGAGAGTTCTTTAACCAAGCTTGTTAAATTTAGTGGGATTGCATGTCCAGAAAAATTTATGGAGCTTTATTTAGACAGTAATAGGAGGGAGGAAGGTGCATAG
- a CDS encoding energy-coupling factor transporter transmembrane component T family protein translates to MHSTYFHRMDGVVKLFLFIFCMTLTFLFFDFRVLLILFIIGCIGLSIAKIPFRKILIVFSVIFTFSLLNSVMILLITPTHGSELTESYTVFLHVGYATITYETLFYAATLSLKYFTLLPFTLLFIYTTDPSEFVSNLSKLGIHYKITYAINIALRYIPDIQSEYKIIKHAQEARGVAFEKGEASLWVRMKNRVLIFWPLIIHSLERIDTVSNAMDLRGFGKKDKRTWFYTSKAKREDFIALFAGIFIFIVAVYLKLNVFQNFWYPF, encoded by the coding sequence GTGCATAGTACATATTTTCATCGTATGGATGGGGTAGTGAAATTGTTTTTATTTATTTTTTGTATGACGCTTACTTTTTTGTTTTTTGATTTTCGGGTGTTGCTAATATTATTTATTATTGGGTGTATCGGGCTCAGCATTGCTAAAATTCCATTTCGTAAAATTTTAATTGTTTTTAGTGTCATATTTACATTTAGTTTATTAAACTCTGTCATGATTTTATTGATTACACCAACTCATGGATCTGAATTAACTGAATCATATACCGTGTTTTTACATGTTGGATATGCAACGATTACATATGAAACATTATTTTATGCAGCTACACTTTCATTAAAGTATTTTACGTTATTACCATTTACACTTCTTTTTATTTACACGACAGATCCAAGTGAATTTGTAAGTAACTTAAGTAAACTGGGTATTCATTATAAGATTACTTATGCAATAAATATTGCACTACGTTATATTCCTGACATCCAGTCTGAGTATAAAATTATTAAACACGCGCAAGAAGCGAGAGGAGTGGCTTTTGAAAAAGGAGAAGCAAGTTTATGGGTTCGTATGAAGAACCGTGTTTTAATTTTCTGGCCACTAATCATTCATTCTCTAGAAAGAATAGATACGGTTTCAAATGCAATGGATTTAAGAGGATTTGGAAAGAAGGATAAACGTACATGGTTTTATACAAGTAAGGCGAAACGTGAAGATTTCATCGCTTTATTTGCCGGTATTTTCATATTTATTGTTGCGGTATATTTAAAATTAAACGTATTTCAAAACTTTTGGTATCCATTTTAA
- a CDS encoding YjcZ family sporulation protein: MSYGGSCGFGGGFALLVVLFILLIIVGCSCWGGGY, translated from the coding sequence ATGAGTTACGGTGGTTCTTGTGGTTTTGGTGGAGGTTTCGCTTTATTAGTTGTGTTATTCATTCTATTAATAATTGTAGGATGCAGCTGCTGGGGCGGAGGATACTAA